In a genomic window of Tripterygium wilfordii isolate XIE 37 chromosome 8, ASM1340144v1, whole genome shotgun sequence:
- the LOC120003335 gene encoding anthranilate N-methyltransferase-like, translating to MASLAKTESEKKLEDDFLCISQLGVVSVVPFALKTVFELGVFEIIAKAGPDAKLSASEIVAQLPARNPDAHLMLDRILMLLATHNVLGCSVVDMKRLYSLTSLSEYYVPNQDGVSLGPTLVLTLDEVLLRSWSKLKDAILEGGIPFNKVHGVHAFEYTKLDPGFNQVFNTGMFNHTTLVIKEILKAYKGFDHIQQLVDVGGGFGVSLQAITSAYPHIKGVNFDLPHVIQDAPSYPGVEHVGGNMFESVPNGDAIFMKWILHDWSDDHCLTLLKNCYKAIPGDGKIIVLETVLPVEPDASAATKFGCQCDVLMMTQNPGGKERTRHEYLALALAAGFSGIRFVCFVCNLWVMEFYK from the exons ATGGCTTCCTTGGCAAAAACTGAATCAGAAAAGAAATTGGAAGATGATTTCTTATGTATTAGTCAGCTGGGGGTGGTCTCGGTGGTGCCTTTTGCCTTGAAGACAGTATTTGAGCTTGGGGTTTTCGAGATCATAGCGAAAGCTGGTCCAGATGCCAAACTCTCTGCTTCGGAGATAGTAGCGCAACTGCCTGCACGAAACCCAGATGCACACTTGATGCTGGACAGGATTCTCATGCTCCTCGCTACCCATAATGTGCTTGGCTGCTCTGTGGTTGATATGAAAAGGCTCTACAGTTTGACTTCATTGTCTGAATATTATGTGCCTAACCAAGATGGTGTTTCATTAGGACCAACGTTGGTCTTGACTCTCGATGAGGTCTTATTGAGGAGCTG GTCAAAGCTGAAGGATGCAATTCTTGAAGGTGGAATTCCATTCAACAAGGTTCATGGAGTGCATGCTTTTGAGTACACAAAATTGGATCCTGGATTCAACCAAGTTTTCAACACAGGAATGTTCAATCACACTACTCTTGTTATTAAGGAGATCCTCAAGGCGTACAAAGGCTTTGATCATATCCAGCAGTTAGTCGATGTTGGTGGAGGCTTTGGAGTCTCTCTTCAAGCTATCACTTCTGCATACCCCCACATCAAGGGTGTCAACTTCGACTTGCCTCATGTTATTCAAGATGCCCCGTCCTACCCTG GTGTTGAACATGTAGGAGGAAATATGTTTGAGAGTGTTCCCAACGGAGATGCAATATTTATGAAG TGGATACTTCATGACTGGAGTGATGATCATTGCTTGACGTTGTTGAAGAACTGTTACAAAGCCATACCAGGTGATGGGAAGATAATTGTTCTAGAGACAGTTCTTCCGGTGGAGCCTGACGCAAGTGCAGCCACAAAATTCGGCTGTCAATGTGATGTGCTGATGATGACTCAAAACCCAGGAGGGAAGGAACGAACGCGTCACGAATACTTGGCTCTGGCCCTTGCTGCTGGATTTAGTGGCATTAGATTTGTATGCTTTGTCTGTAATCTTTGGGTTATGGAGTTCTACAAATAG